One Prinia subflava isolate CZ2003 ecotype Zambia chromosome 8, Cam_Psub_1.2, whole genome shotgun sequence DNA window includes the following coding sequences:
- the CBARP gene encoding LOW QUALITY PROTEIN: voltage-dependent calcium channel beta subunit-associated regulatory protein (The sequence of the model RefSeq protein was modified relative to this genomic sequence to represent the inferred CDS: deleted 1 base in 1 codon), giving the protein MSDDPTPWDNATESATAVPGEVSPQDGYVLLLALLSIFIGGTLVLLSGILIICRRCCEADRRHSRASDDPEKTNTTYLDDSQQAQDITGKAEDPECLSSSSYRDAESERFLSSSSSTARRVSFNEAALFDQGKKTQEKGRRYTLTEGDFHHLKNARLTHLHLPPPALKIVTIHECESSENSLAMTPRLPPPKPGLAIFQPPAGALPRPVLPSHAVGPSSALPGDTYNSTVDTSFTEASPSASSDSGEGPSFTATPRSGKAAGTGSASPGETPPPPPQGPVLQFFTRLRRHASLDGASPYFRIKKWKLESTQRASSLDTRGSPKRRQFQRQRAASESMDQEDRDPHQTDIIQYIAHTDDVAFHPAGGPFLPSPASPPPSLGRLEPGEGGTGSPGEPGVPEQPSAYHDIWSLRASLELYAASERSNDQDSVRSDGGDSVSSASGVPPCPSPSLDEAEGPEEKFWGRPKPEESEPGTRKLLQMDSGYASIEAPSRGGEEGPPKDQTASEKRICFTSAGRKGTIFESFEGREPEEEEEEDEEEDEVGSTTLGAAGGGHLRPHSPLAWSPYGQMFPGREGLPRRDYSIDEKTDALFNAFVRHDPQFDESPLRGKHRSRTHLRKQWQHTKQFSDPGVRYPALERHRTPLRRGDSANYPLDSRFHSPLPRIVSAGDEEAAEAADGIPPAPALPDPEIQVIVEEPGEAAPEPKAGSEPPEDDDCPGPGRCLGLGSGSELMDKIAGGLEERLYGHLRKAAEREIPECKVAVAASDAPPDHSTV; this is encoded by the exons ATGAGCGATGACCCAACACCCTGGGACAACGCGACCGAGAGCGCCACG GCGGTGCCCGGCGAGGTGTCCCCTCAGGATGGGTACGTGCTGCTCCTCGCCCTGCTCTCCATCTTCATCGGGGGCACGCTGGTGCTGCTCTCGGGCATCCTGATCATCTGCCGCCGCTGCTGCGAGGCTGACCGCCGGCACTCCAG AGCCAGCGATGACCCCGAGAAAACCAACACCACTTACCTGGATGACTCGCAGCAGGCGCAGG acatCACCGGCAAAGCAGAGGACCCCGAGTGCCTGTCATCCTCCAGCTACCGGGATGCTGAGAGCGAGCGGTTCCtgtcctccagctcctccactgCCCGGCGCGTCTCCTTCAACGAGGCCGCGCTCTTTGACCAGGGCAAGAAGACccaggagaaggggaggag GTACACCCTGACAGAGGGGGACTTCCACCACCTGAAGAACGCCCGCCTGACTCACCTGCACCTGCCGCCGCCCGCCCTCAAGATCGTCACCATCCACGAGTGCGAGTCCAGCGAGAACAGCCTGGCCATGACCCCTCGCCTGCCCCCGCCCAAGCCCGGTCTCGCCATCTTCCAG CCCCCCGCGGGGGCCCTGCCCCGACCAGTGCTCCCCAGCCATGCTGTgggccccagctctgccctgcccggggacaCCTACAACTCCACCGTGGACACCAGCTTCACAGAGgccagcccctctgcctcctccGACTCTGGGGAGGGGCCCTCG ttCACAGCAACACCCAGGAGCGGGAAGGCAGCTGGGacgggcagtgccagccccgggGAGACCCCCCCG CCCCCCCCCCAGGGCCCCGTCCTGCAGTTCTTCACCCGCCTGCGTCGCCACGCCAGCCTGGACGGGGCCAGCCCCTACTTCAGGATCAAGAAGTGGAAGCTGGAGAGCACCCAGCGGGCGTCCAGCCTGGACACCAGAG GGTCCCCCAAGCGTCGGCAGTTCCAGAGGCAGCGGGCGGCCAGCGAGAGCATGGACCAGGAGGACCGGGACCCCCATCAGACCGACATCATCCAGTACATTGCCCACACGGATGACGTGGCCTTCCACCCCGCGGGGGgccccttcctgccctcccccGCCAGCCCCCCACCCTCTCTCGGCAG GCTAGAGCCGGGCGAGGGGGGCACGGGCAGCCCCGGCGAGCCCGGCGTGCCCGAGCAGCCCAGCGCCTACCACGACATCTGGAGCCTGCGCGCCTCGCTGGAGCTGTACGCGGCCTCCGAGCGCAGCAACGACCAGGACTCGGTGCGCAGCGATGGCGGCGACAGCGTCTCCTCCGCCAGCGGCGTgcccccctgtccctccccttccctggacGAGGCTGAAGGCCCCGAGGAGAAGTTCTGGGGTCGGCCCAAGCCCGAGGAGTCGGAGCCCGGCACAcggaagctgctgcagatggaCAGCGGCTATGCCTCCATTGAGGCGCCCAGCCGGGGGGGCGAGGAGGGCCCCCCCAAGGACCAGACGGCCTCCGAGAAGCGCATTTGCTTCACCAGCGCCGGGCGGAAAGGAACCATCTTCGAGAGCTTCGAGGGCCGGGAgccggaggaggaggaggaggaagatgaggaagaggaCGAGGTGGGGAGCACGACCCTGGGCGCAGCAGGTGGGGGACACCTGcgtccccacagccccctggCCTGGTCTCCGTATGGGCAGATGTTCCCGGGGCGGGAGGGGCTGCCCCGGCGGGACTACAGCATCGACGAGAAGACGGACGCGCTGTTCAACGCCTTCGTGCGCCACGACCCGCAGTTCGACGAGTCCCCGCTGCGGGGGAAGCACCGCTCCCGCACCCACCTGCGCAAGCAGTGGCAGCACACGAAGCAGTTCAGCGACCCCGGCGTGCGGTACCCGGCGCTGGAGCGGCACCGGACGCCGCTGCGCCGCGGCGACAGCGCCAATTACCCCCTGGACTCGCGGTtccacagccccctgccccgCATCGTCAGCGCCGGCGACGAGGAGGCGGCCGAGGCGGCCGATGGGATCCCCCCTGCGCCGGCGCTGCCTGACCCCGAGATCCAGGTAATCGTGGAGGAGCCCGGAGAGGCAGCCCCCGAGCCCAAGGCTGGCTCCGAGCCCCCTGAGGACGATGATTGCCCCGGCCCCGGGAGGTGCTTGGGGCTGGGCTCCGGCTCGGAGCTGATGGACAAGATCGCCGGCGGCCTGGAGGAGCGGCTCTACGGGCACCTGAGGAAGGCGGCAGAGAGAGAGATCCCCGAGTGCAAGGTGGCCGTGGCTGCCAGCGATGCCCCCCCCGACCACAGCACGGTCTAG
- the ATP5F1D gene encoding ATP synthase subunit delta, mitochondrial, whose translation MAAMFCARRLVRLARPALPLPPARGYADPAGGPAAMAFTFASPTQVFYNGANVKQVDVPTLTGSFGILASHVPTLQVLRPGVVTVHAEDGTATKYFVSSGSVTVHADSTVQVLAEEAVTMDMLDLATAKSNLEKAVSEMAAASDEAAKAEAQIKVEANEALVKALE comes from the exons atGGCCGCGATGTTCTGCGCCCGCCGCCTCGTCCGCCTCGCCCGCCCCGCGCTGCCGCTGCCCCCTGCCCGCGGCTATGCCGATCCCGCCGGCGGCCCCGCAGCCATGGCCTTCACCTTCGCCTCACCCACACAG GTGTTCTACAACGGCGCCAACGTGAAGCAGGTGGATGTGCCCACGCTGACGGGCTCCTTTGGCATCCTGGCATCCCACGTGCCCACGCTCCAGGTGCTCCGGCCGGGTGTTGTCACAGTCCATGCCGAGGACGGGACGGCCACCAAGTACTTTG TGAGCAGCGGCTCTGTCACTGTCCACGCCGACTCCACGGTgcaggtgctggcagaggaggcagTGACCATGGACATGCTGGACCTGGCT ACTGCAAAATCCAACCTGGAGAAAGCCGTGTCAGAGATGGCAGCAGCGTCCGATGAAGCTGCTAAAGCAGAAGCTCAGATTAAGGTAGAAGCTAACGAAGCCCTGGTGAAGGCTCTGGAGTAA